Proteins encoded by one window of Streptomyces sp. ALI-76-A:
- a CDS encoding TraR/DksA family transcriptional regulator, whose amino-acid sequence MVAKKTAVQQSASGSTGASGGAAKDVGGKKSALGGAAKRVSEAVKAVEAVEVARTVGTAAKKTVGKKVPAKKASAGSTGARPEKSAAGKATQKAATKKAGAKNAAPGKPGAEKQSAVPHGAVKGTATGRKQAAADKAATKKATAKKTAAKRTAATKAASTKAVAGTEAAVREGTSQESAPAEGVTAESASTKSAATTAGTKSAARTTAGKNSTAKKSTAKNAGAAQAAKQTGATTVVAKKTPGTATAAKTAVPKARLSAAEPGELAVRPGEDPWTPEEVAEARAELQSEATRLSDEITASEQSLVGLMRDSGDGAGDDQADTGTKNITREHEMALAANAREMLLQTERALERLDAGTYGLCENCGNPIGKARMQAFPRATLCVECKQKQERRY is encoded by the coding sequence ATGGTGGCGAAGAAGACCGCCGTACAGCAGTCGGCGTCCGGGTCCACGGGTGCCTCCGGCGGTGCGGCCAAGGACGTCGGCGGGAAGAAGAGCGCGCTGGGGGGTGCTGCCAAGCGGGTGTCCGAAGCCGTGAAGGCGGTGGAGGCGGTGGAGGTGGCGAGAACGGTGGGGACGGCGGCGAAGAAGACCGTCGGGAAGAAGGTGCCCGCCAAGAAGGCGTCCGCCGGGAGCACGGGGGCGCGGCCCGAGAAGTCCGCCGCGGGGAAGGCGACGCAGAAGGCGGCGACGAAGAAGGCGGGGGCGAAGAACGCGGCTCCGGGGAAGCCTGGTGCCGAGAAGCAGAGTGCCGTGCCGCACGGCGCGGTGAAAGGTACGGCGACTGGGCGGAAACAGGCGGCAGCCGACAAGGCGGCAACCAAGAAGGCCACGGCCAAGAAGACCGCGGCCAAGAGGACCGCGGCCACGAAAGCGGCGTCCACCAAGGCGGTGGCCGGGACAGAGGCCGCTGTCCGGGAGGGCACCTCCCAGGAGAGCGCTCCCGCAGAGGGCGTCACCGCGGAGAGCGCCTCCACGAAGAGCGCAGCCACGACTGCGGGCACGAAGAGCGCAGCCAGGACGACTGCGGGCAAGAACAGCACGGCCAAGAAAAGTACGGCCAAGAACGCGGGCGCGGCCCAGGCCGCGAAGCAGACGGGAGCCACGACGGTGGTTGCGAAGAAGACCCCTGGCACGGCCACGGCGGCGAAGACCGCCGTACCCAAGGCGCGCCTCTCCGCGGCGGAGCCCGGCGAGCTCGCGGTGCGTCCCGGCGAGGACCCCTGGACCCCGGAAGAGGTCGCGGAGGCACGCGCCGAACTCCAGTCCGAGGCGACGCGGCTGAGCGACGAGATCACCGCCTCCGAGCAGTCCCTCGTGGGCCTGATGCGGGACTCCGGGGACGGCGCCGGCGACGACCAGGCGGACACCGGCACGAAGAACATCACGCGCGAGCACGAGATGGCCCTGGCGGCCAACGCGCGCGAGATGCTCCTCCAGACCGAGCGGGCCCTGGAACGGCTCGACGCGGGCACCTACGGCCTGTGCGAGAACTGCGGCAACCCGATCGGCAAGGCGCGCATGCAGGCGTTCCCGCGGGCCACGCTGTGTGTCGAGTGCAAGCAGAAGCAGGAACGCCGGTACTGA
- a CDS encoding DUF2252 domain-containing protein, whose amino-acid sequence MSVPQLDEEHRGEEILAVFDTAFGQLLAADPAAFHVKFRKMAASAFAFYRGTACLFYHDLTAHDAAGSQRGGPYLDERTSRVWIHGDLHAENFGTYMDSQGRLIFNVNDFDEAYVGPFTWDLKRFSASIALIGYAKALSDGQITELVRVYAGAYRERIHALAAGAKSDEVPPFTLDTADGPLLGALRVARSLTRFGLLDSMTEIRDFERRFAAGGGSIELDAATRYKVLAAFDGYLETLPETSLARPDSYRVKDVVGRRGIGIGSAGLPSYNILLEGHSDALENDVVIYIKQAQTPAVSRHVTDPAIRDYFQHEGHRTVISQRALQAHADPWLGWTELDGAGQLVAEVSPYAVDLDWGDIDDPEEIAAVVADLGRATATMHAAADDQSGESLVPFSTERAIDAALAADSDDGAGLAGLLVDFAHDYGARARADHQIFVDLFRNGRIPGL is encoded by the coding sequence ATGTCGGTTCCGCAGCTCGACGAGGAGCACCGCGGCGAGGAGATTCTCGCCGTCTTCGACACCGCCTTCGGCCAGCTCCTGGCCGCCGACCCGGCCGCGTTCCACGTGAAGTTCCGGAAGATGGCGGCCTCGGCCTTCGCCTTCTACCGGGGTACGGCGTGCCTCTTCTACCACGACCTGACGGCTCACGACGCTGCCGGATCGCAGCGGGGCGGCCCGTACCTGGACGAGCGCACCTCGCGCGTGTGGATCCACGGCGACCTGCACGCCGAGAACTTCGGCACGTACATGGACTCCCAGGGCCGCCTGATCTTCAACGTCAACGACTTCGACGAGGCGTACGTCGGCCCCTTCACCTGGGACCTCAAGCGCTTCTCCGCCTCCATCGCCCTCATCGGGTACGCGAAGGCGCTCAGCGACGGCCAGATCACCGAGCTGGTGCGGGTGTACGCGGGCGCGTACCGCGAGCGGATCCACGCGCTGGCCGCCGGCGCCAAGAGCGACGAGGTGCCGCCCTTCACCCTGGACACGGCCGACGGCCCGCTCCTCGGCGCGCTGCGCGTGGCCCGCTCCCTCACCCGCTTCGGCCTGCTCGACTCGATGACGGAGATCCGTGACTTCGAGCGCCGGTTCGCCGCGGGCGGCGGCTCCATCGAGCTGGACGCGGCCACCCGCTACAAGGTCCTCGCCGCCTTCGACGGCTACCTGGAGACGCTGCCGGAGACATCGCTGGCCCGCCCGGACTCGTACCGCGTGAAGGACGTCGTCGGCCGCCGCGGCATCGGCATCGGCTCGGCCGGTCTGCCGTCGTACAACATCCTCCTGGAGGGGCACAGCGACGCCCTGGAGAACGATGTGGTGATCTACATCAAGCAGGCCCAGACGCCGGCCGTCTCCCGCCACGTCACCGACCCGGCGATCCGGGACTACTTCCAGCACGAGGGCCACCGCACGGTGATCTCGCAGCGCGCCCTCCAGGCGCACGCCGACCCGTGGCTGGGCTGGACCGAGCTGGACGGCGCCGGCCAACTGGTCGCCGAGGTCTCGCCGTACGCCGTGGACCTCGACTGGGGCGACATCGACGACCCGGAGGAGATCGCGGCGGTCGTCGCCGACCTGGGCCGGGCCACCGCCACGATGCACGCGGCGGCGGACGACCAGTCCGGCGAGTCCCTGGTGCCGTTCTCCACCGAGCGGGCCATCGACGCGGCGCTCGCGGCGGACTCCGACGACGGCGCCGGCCTGGCGGGCCTGCTGGTCGACTTCGCGCACGACTACGGCGCACGCGCGCGTGCCGACCACCAGATCTTCGTGGACCTGTTCCGCAACGGCCGGATTCCGGGTCTGTGA
- a CDS encoding thioredoxin domain-containing protein, whose protein sequence is MSKRNSKEAKTAARERLRLERERQAKRAKVKRQAVVAGSVVGVLALAGGIGYAVAQANKPEYWENAQSEKLVKPANTSGENGTTVTIGKDSAKKTLAIYEDPRCPICAQFEQAVGSTVDKDVTDGKYKIQFVGATFLDDKLGGEGSKNALSALGAALNVSPEAFLDYKNALYSTKYHPEETDDKFKDDSYLIKVADTVPALKSNTKFQTAVKNGTYDKWALVMSERFDTDSEKFKIQGTPSLVMDGKLVNGSNGSVPMSVADYETAIASALKA, encoded by the coding sequence ATGAGCAAGCGGAACAGCAAGGAAGCGAAGACGGCCGCCCGGGAACGGCTGCGCCTGGAGCGTGAGCGGCAGGCCAAGCGCGCCAAGGTCAAGCGGCAGGCGGTCGTCGCCGGTTCGGTCGTCGGCGTGCTGGCGCTGGCCGGCGGCATAGGCTACGCCGTCGCCCAGGCCAACAAGCCCGAGTACTGGGAGAACGCCCAGAGCGAGAAGCTCGTCAAGCCGGCCAACACCAGCGGCGAGAACGGCACGACCGTCACCATCGGCAAGGACAGCGCCAAGAAGACCCTCGCGATATACGAGGACCCGCGCTGTCCCATCTGCGCCCAGTTCGAGCAGGCCGTCGGCTCGACCGTCGACAAGGACGTCACGGACGGCAAGTACAAGATCCAGTTCGTGGGCGCCACCTTCCTCGACGACAAGCTCGGCGGCGAGGGCTCGAAGAACGCGTTGAGCGCTCTCGGCGCGGCGCTCAACGTCAGTCCCGAGGCTTTCCTCGACTACAAGAACGCGCTGTACTCGACGAAGTACCACCCCGAGGAGACCGACGACAAGTTCAAGGACGACTCCTACCTGATCAAGGTGGCGGACACGGTCCCCGCTCTGAAGAGCAACACGAAGTTCCAGACCGCCGTGAAGAACGGCACCTACGACAAGTGGGCGCTCGTCATGAGCGAGAGGTTCGACACGGACAGCGAGAAGTTCAAAATCCAGGGAACTCCGTCCCTCGTGATGGACGGCAAGCTCGTGAACGGCAGCAACGGCAGCGTACCCATGAGCGTGGCCGACTACGAAACCGCAATCGCTTCAGCACTCAAGGCCTGA
- a CDS encoding RluA family pseudouridine synthase — translation MSTVPEIRTLPVPDGLEGERVDAAISRMFGFSRTKAAELAAAGKVTVDGSVVGKSERVHGGAWLEVEMPQAPAPVQVVAEPVEGMEIVHDDDDVVVIVKPVGVAAHPSPGWTGTTVIGGLAAAGYRVSTSGAAERQGIVHRLDVGTSGLMVVAKSEYAYTSLKRQFKERTVDKRYHALVQGHPDPTSGTIDAPIGRHPQHDYKWAVTAEGKPSVTHYDLIEAFRAASLLDVKLETGRTHQIRVHMAAHRHPCVGDLTYGADPTLAKRLGLSRQWLHAVRLGFEHPGDGQWAEFECGYPEDLQRALDQVREETYA, via the coding sequence GTGAGTACCGTTCCCGAGATCCGAACCCTGCCCGTGCCCGACGGCCTGGAGGGCGAGCGCGTCGACGCCGCCATCTCCCGCATGTTCGGCTTCTCCCGTACGAAAGCCGCCGAGCTCGCCGCGGCGGGGAAGGTCACGGTCGACGGCTCGGTGGTCGGGAAGTCCGAGCGGGTGCACGGCGGGGCCTGGCTCGAGGTCGAGATGCCGCAGGCGCCCGCCCCGGTGCAGGTGGTCGCCGAGCCGGTCGAGGGCATGGAGATCGTGCACGACGACGACGACGTGGTCGTGATCGTCAAGCCGGTCGGTGTCGCCGCCCACCCCTCGCCCGGCTGGACCGGGACGACCGTCATCGGCGGACTGGCCGCCGCCGGGTACCGCGTCTCGACCTCCGGCGCCGCCGAGCGCCAGGGCATCGTGCACCGCCTGGACGTGGGCACCTCCGGCCTGATGGTGGTGGCCAAGTCGGAGTACGCGTACACCTCGCTCAAGCGCCAGTTCAAGGAGCGCACGGTCGACAAGCGCTACCACGCGCTGGTCCAGGGCCACCCCGACCCGACCAGCGGCACCATCGACGCGCCCATCGGCCGCCACCCCCAGCACGACTACAAGTGGGCGGTCACCGCCGAGGGCAAGCCCTCCGTCACCCACTACGACCTCATCGAGGCGTTCCGCGCGGCCTCCCTGCTGGACGTGAAGCTGGAGACGGGGCGCACCCACCAGATCCGCGTCCACATGGCCGCCCACCGCCACCCCTGCGTCGGCGACCTGACCTACGGCGCCGACCCGACCCTCGCCAAGCGGCTGGGCCTGTCCCGGCAGTGGCTGCACGCGGTCCGGCTCGGCTTCGAGCACCCCGGGGACGGACAGTGGGCGGAGTTCGAGTGCGGCTACCCGGAGGACCTTCAGAGGGCCCTGGACCAGGTCCGCGAGGAGACGTACGCGTGA
- a CDS encoding GNAT family N-acetyltransferase gives MSPAYVLRVAEDPADREACFAVRKEVFVGEQGVAEDIEYDAYDAGALHVLAVREDGVPLGTGRLLYGEAAADRTDGDPSVGSLGRLAVTRAARGLGVGAALVRAIEDAARARGLTAVDLHAQTHALGFYERLGYVAYGPEFLDAGIPHRSMRRTL, from the coding sequence GTGAGCCCGGCGTACGTGCTGCGGGTCGCCGAGGACCCCGCCGACCGTGAGGCCTGCTTCGCGGTGCGCAAGGAGGTCTTCGTCGGTGAGCAGGGCGTCGCCGAGGACATCGAGTACGACGCGTACGACGCCGGCGCCCTGCACGTGCTGGCGGTCCGGGAGGACGGCGTACCGCTCGGGACCGGGCGGCTGCTGTACGGCGAGGCGGCCGCGGACAGGACCGACGGCGACCCGTCCGTGGGATCGCTGGGGCGGCTGGCCGTGACGCGGGCCGCGCGCGGGCTCGGTGTGGGCGCCGCCCTCGTCCGGGCCATCGAGGACGCGGCACGCGCGCGTGGGCTCACCGCGGTGGACCTGCACGCGCAGACCCACGCGCTGGGGTTCTACGAGCGGCTGGGATACGTGGCGTACGGTCCGGAGTTCCTGGACGCGGGGATCCCGCACCGGTCCATGCGCCGGACCCTGTGA
- a CDS encoding Na+/H+ antiporter, whose translation MDQLALLFALLLGAVVSVPVGERLRLPAPVLMTLLGIVLALADFVPNVDIPPDLILPLLLPPLLYAAVRRTSWRQFTANVRPILLLAVALVFVTTVCVAAVAHAIVPGLPIAAAVALGALVAPPDPVAATAVAGQLGLPRRLVSILEGEGLFNDVTAIVLYHVAIAAAVSGTFSPWEAGLDLVLSAVVAVAVGLALGWGANKLMDLLDDATLQIGLTLLVPFASYVLAEEFHGSGVLAVLTTALFLAEYATDADDVLTRLAGHTFWNIVDTLVTGVAFGLIGLELHNAIRTASGRWGEMLGWAAVIVAVVVFVRLLWLLPATWLTRRLHAKRDYDEDIPTSWRETVVMWWSGMRGVASVALALAIPLETDDGAAFPGRDEIVFVAFGVIMATLVLQGLTLPWLVKRLGVRADTDREKEFEKALAVRAAKAAKRRLREIEAVEELPEELSEQMLRRAFDIGMRISPDLGEDERREAHQQRVRRLKRVRRIQGEMLSAARHEVLAARSEPGADPEVVDRVLRHLDVRSLK comes from the coding sequence GTGGATCAGTTGGCCCTGCTGTTCGCGTTGTTGCTCGGCGCTGTGGTGAGTGTCCCGGTCGGGGAGCGGCTGCGGCTGCCGGCGCCGGTGCTGATGACGCTCCTCGGGATCGTCCTGGCGCTCGCCGACTTCGTGCCCAACGTCGACATCCCGCCGGACCTCATCCTGCCCCTGCTGTTGCCGCCGCTCCTGTACGCCGCCGTACGGCGCACGTCCTGGCGGCAGTTCACGGCCAACGTACGGCCGATCCTCCTGCTGGCCGTGGCGCTGGTGTTCGTCACCACCGTGTGCGTGGCCGCCGTCGCGCACGCGATCGTGCCGGGGCTGCCGATCGCCGCCGCCGTCGCGCTCGGCGCGCTGGTGGCGCCGCCCGACCCGGTCGCCGCGACCGCCGTCGCCGGGCAGCTCGGTCTGCCGCGCCGGCTGGTGTCCATCCTGGAGGGCGAGGGGCTCTTCAACGACGTCACGGCCATCGTCCTGTACCACGTGGCGATCGCCGCGGCCGTGAGCGGGACCTTCTCGCCCTGGGAGGCCGGGCTCGACCTGGTGCTGTCCGCCGTCGTCGCGGTGGCGGTCGGGCTGGCGCTCGGCTGGGGCGCCAACAAACTGATGGACCTGCTCGACGACGCCACCCTGCAGATCGGGCTCACGCTGTTGGTGCCGTTCGCCTCCTATGTCCTGGCGGAGGAGTTCCACGGGTCCGGGGTGCTCGCCGTGCTCACCACCGCGCTGTTCCTCGCCGAGTACGCCACCGACGCGGACGACGTGCTGACCCGGCTGGCCGGGCACACCTTCTGGAACATCGTCGACACGCTGGTCACGGGCGTGGCGTTCGGGCTGATCGGGCTGGAGCTGCACAACGCGATCCGGACGGCGTCCGGGCGGTGGGGCGAGATGCTCGGGTGGGCGGCGGTGATCGTGGCGGTGGTGGTGTTCGTACGGCTGCTGTGGCTGCTGCCGGCGACCTGGCTGACCCGGCGACTGCACGCGAAGCGGGACTACGACGAGGACATCCCGACCAGCTGGCGGGAGACCGTCGTGATGTGGTGGTCGGGGATGCGGGGGGTCGCGTCGGTCGCGCTGGCGCTGGCGATCCCGTTGGAGACCGACGACGGAGCCGCCTTCCCCGGGCGGGACGAGATCGTGTTCGTCGCGTTCGGGGTGATCATGGCGACGCTGGTGCTCCAGGGGCTGACCCTGCCGTGGCTGGTGAAGCGGCTCGGAGTGCGGGCGGACACGGACCGGGAGAAGGAGTTCGAGAAGGCGCTGGCCGTACGGGCGGCGAAGGCGGCGAAGCGGCGGCTCAGGGAGATCGAGGCGGTGGAGGAACTGCCGGAGGAACTGTCCGAGCAGATGCTCCGGCGGGCCTTCGACATCGGGATGCGGATCAGTCCTGACCTGGGCGAGGACGAGCGGCGGGAGGCGCATCAGCAGCGGGTGCGGAGGCTGAAGCGGGTGCGGAGGATCCAGGGCGAGATGCTGAGTGCGGCGCGGCACGAGGTGCTGGCGGCGCGCAGTGAGCCCGGGGCGGATCCGGAGGTGGTGGACCGGGTGCTGCGCCACCTCGATGTGCGGAGTCTGAAGTGA
- a CDS encoding alkaline phosphatase D family protein, which yields MTSRYRSSTSADVPSERPDSLSPRRRTVVKAAVATAVLAGPLGAALPARAVTETPAFLHGLASGDPLPDGILLWTRVTPVAEATPGSGLGPDTEVSWVVATDKALANVVTKGSATATAASDHTVKADIRGLQPATDYYFRFSAGGTDSPVARTRTAPAADAAVTGLRFGVVSCANWEAGHFSAYRHLAARGDLDAWLHLGDYVYEYGTGEYGTRDTVVQPHAPAHEILTLADYRVRHGRYKTDPDLQSLHAAAPVVAIWDDHELANDAWSGGAENHTEGTEGAWSARQAAAKQAYFEWMPVRTAVAGTTYRRLRFGRLADLSLLDLRSFRSQQAAVGNGAVDDPDRTLTGRAQLDWLKAGLTSSDTTWRLVGNSVMISPFAIGSLTADLLKPLAELLGLPKEGLALNPDQWDGYTDDRRELLAHLRANAVRNTVFLTGDIHMAWANDVPVNAGTYPLSASAATEFVVTSVTSDNLDDLVKAPEGSISAIAAPVIKAANRHVHWVDTDRHGYGVLDVTADRAQMDYYVLSDRTKPDATSSWARSYRTRSGTQKVERTYDPV from the coding sequence GTGACAAGTCGATACAGATCATCAACGAGCGCCGACGTCCCGTCCGAGCGCCCCGACTCCCTTTCTCCGCGCCGTCGTACGGTCGTCAAGGCCGCGGTGGCGACCGCTGTGCTGGCCGGCCCGCTCGGCGCCGCGCTCCCGGCCCGTGCCGTCACGGAGACACCGGCCTTCCTGCACGGCCTCGCCTCCGGTGACCCGCTGCCCGACGGCATCCTGCTGTGGACCCGGGTGACGCCCGTCGCCGAGGCGACACCGGGCTCCGGACTCGGCCCGGACACCGAGGTGAGCTGGGTGGTCGCCACGGACAAGGCGCTGGCGAACGTGGTCACGAAGGGTTCGGCCACCGCCACCGCCGCCTCCGACCACACCGTCAAGGCCGACATCCGCGGCCTTCAGCCGGCCACCGACTACTACTTCCGCTTCTCGGCCGGCGGCACGGACTCCCCGGTGGCACGTACCCGCACCGCGCCCGCGGCGGACGCCGCCGTGACAGGTCTGCGTTTCGGCGTGGTCTCCTGCGCCAACTGGGAGGCCGGCCACTTCTCGGCGTACCGCCACCTCGCTGCCCGCGGCGACCTGGACGCCTGGCTGCACCTGGGCGACTACGTCTACGAGTACGGCACCGGCGAGTACGGCACCCGTGACACCGTCGTACAGCCGCACGCGCCCGCCCACGAGATCCTCACCCTGGCCGACTACCGCGTCCGGCACGGCCGTTACAAGACCGACCCCGACCTCCAGTCCCTGCACGCCGCCGCTCCCGTGGTCGCGATCTGGGACGACCACGAGCTCGCCAACGACGCCTGGTCGGGCGGCGCGGAGAACCACACCGAGGGCACCGAGGGCGCCTGGTCCGCCCGCCAGGCCGCCGCCAAGCAGGCGTACTTCGAGTGGATGCCGGTGCGCACGGCGGTCGCGGGCACCACCTACCGGCGGCTGCGCTTCGGCAGGCTCGCCGACCTCTCGCTGCTCGACCTGCGGTCCTTCCGCTCGCAGCAGGCCGCCGTCGGCAACGGGGCGGTCGACGACCCGGACCGTACCCTCACCGGCCGGGCCCAGCTCGACTGGCTGAAGGCGGGGCTGACGTCCTCCGACACCACCTGGCGGCTGGTGGGCAACTCGGTGATGATCTCGCCGTTCGCGATCGGCTCGCTCACCGCGGACCTCCTCAAGCCGCTCGCCGAGCTGCTGGGCCTGCCGAAGGAGGGCCTCGCCCTCAACCCCGACCAGTGGGACGGCTACACGGACGACCGCCGGGAACTGCTGGCCCACCTGCGCGCGAACGCCGTCCGCAACACCGTGTTCCTGACCGGCGACATCCACATGGCGTGGGCCAACGACGTGCCGGTGAACGCCGGCACCTACCCGCTGTCCGCCTCGGCCGCCACCGAGTTCGTCGTCACGTCGGTGACCTCCGACAACCTCGACGACCTCGTGAAGGCGCCCGAGGGCAGCATCTCCGCGATCGCCGCGCCGGTCATCAAGGCCGCCAACCGGCACGTCCACTGGGTCGACACCGACCGCCACGGCTACGGCGTGCTGGACGTCACCGCCGACCGGGCGCAGATGGACTACTACGTCCTGTCCGACCGCACGAAGCCCGACGCGACGTCTTCGTGGGCCCGTTCCTACCGCACCCGCTCCGGCACGCAGAAGGTGGAGCGGACGTACGACCCCGTGTAA
- a CDS encoding dienelactone hydrolase family protein gives MNIMLFHSTYGPRPAVGAAADRLRAAGHEVWTPDLFEGRTFDTVEEGMAFNQETGKDELLKRAVLAAAPYSERGLVYAGFSLGASIAQTLALGDEKARGLLLLHGTSDLAPNLSVDGLPVQLHVAEPDPFETDDWLSAWYLQMRRAGADVEIYRYAGAGHLYTDPGLPDYDEEAAETTWRVALGFLDSL, from the coding sequence ATGAACATCATGCTTTTCCACTCGACCTACGGTCCGAGGCCCGCCGTGGGTGCGGCGGCGGACCGGCTGCGCGCCGCCGGGCACGAGGTGTGGACGCCGGACCTCTTCGAGGGGCGCACGTTCGACACGGTCGAGGAGGGCATGGCCTTCAACCAGGAGACCGGCAAGGACGAGTTGCTCAAGCGGGCCGTCCTGGCCGCCGCGCCCTACTCGGAACGCGGGCTGGTGTACGCCGGTTTCTCGCTCGGCGCCTCCATCGCGCAGACCCTCGCCCTCGGCGACGAGAAGGCCCGCGGCCTGCTGCTCCTGCACGGCACGTCGGACCTCGCGCCCAACCTGTCGGTCGACGGCCTGCCCGTCCAGCTGCACGTCGCCGAGCCGGACCCCTTCGAGACCGACGACTGGCTGAGCGCCTGGTACCTGCAGATGCGCAGAGCGGGCGCCGACGTCGAGATCTACCGGTACGCCGGGGCCGGCCACCTCTACACCGACCCCGGACTGCCCGACTACGACGAGGAGGCCGCCGAGACCACCTGGCGGGTGGCACTCGGCTTCCTCGACAGCCTGTAG
- the lspA gene encoding signal peptidase II — protein MAEAERIIGTPDSPDGTGAEPEQSSGPDSGSDGQESAGARPRGKRRIAVLFAVAAFAYALDLVSKMIVVAKLEHHAPVEIIGDWLRFEAIRNAGAAFGFGEAFTVIFTVIAAAVIVVIVRLARKLYSLPWAIALGMLLGGALGNLTDRIFRSPGVFEGAVVDFIAPKHFAVFNLADSAIVCGGILIVLLSFKGLDPDGTVHKD, from the coding sequence GTGGCAGAGGCGGAGCGCATCATCGGTACGCCGGACTCCCCGGACGGGACGGGAGCCGAACCGGAGCAGTCGTCCGGTCCCGATTCCGGCTCGGACGGGCAGGAGAGCGCCGGCGCGCGGCCCCGGGGCAAGCGGCGCATCGCGGTCCTGTTCGCGGTCGCCGCCTTCGCGTACGCCCTCGACCTGGTCAGCAAGATGATCGTGGTGGCCAAGCTGGAGCACCACGCGCCCGTCGAGATCATCGGGGACTGGCTGAGGTTCGAGGCGATCCGCAACGCGGGCGCCGCCTTCGGGTTCGGCGAGGCCTTCACCGTGATCTTCACGGTGATCGCGGCGGCCGTGATCGTGGTGATCGTCCGGCTCGCCCGCAAGCTCTACAGCCTGCCCTGGGCCATCGCGCTCGGCATGCTGCTCGGTGGTGCGCTGGGCAACCTCACCGACCGGATCTTCCGGTCGCCGGGGGTGTTCGAGGGCGCGGTCGTCGACTTCATCGCGCCCAAGCACTTCGCCGTCTTCAACCTGGCCGACTCGGCGATCGTGTGCGGCGGCATCCTGATCGTGCTGCTGTCGTTCAAGGGGCTGGACCCGGACGGGACCGTCCACAAGGACTGA
- a CDS encoding mechanosensitive ion channel domain-containing protein, which produces MENILRPLIVVGGSVLLTLLLGWATDLLLRKADARHHETPMWGLLRRGRIPYQLVLCAAMLRGAYDEAQLLERHEVAIGRALSLVLIGAAAWLVIRIAAAIVETSYTHYARAHRDPARVRRVRTQVTLIMRVVAAVVGVVAVAAMLLTFPAMRAAGASLLASAGILGIVAGVAAQSTLSNMFAGLQIAFGDMVRIGDTVVVDGEWGTVEEITLTFLTVRTWDERRITMPVSYFTSKPFENWSRGTPQMTGIVYWHLDHMAPLDAMRDKLRDILRECAAWDGRAYGLDVTDTTPTTMQVRALVTAKDADDVWTVRVTVRERMIRWLSEEHPYALPRVNTADAALLHSRSNGNGNSHSNGGPPRQRDGLGHATTKHR; this is translated from the coding sequence ATGGAGAACATACTCCGCCCACTGATCGTGGTCGGCGGCTCGGTCCTGCTCACGCTGCTCCTCGGCTGGGCCACCGACCTGCTGCTGCGCAAGGCCGACGCACGACACCACGAGACCCCGATGTGGGGTCTGCTGCGCCGCGGCCGCATCCCCTACCAGCTCGTCCTGTGCGCGGCCATGCTGAGAGGGGCCTATGACGAGGCCCAGTTGCTGGAGCGGCACGAGGTCGCGATCGGGCGGGCGCTCTCGCTCGTCCTCATCGGAGCCGCGGCCTGGCTGGTGATCCGGATCGCCGCCGCGATCGTGGAGACGTCGTACACCCACTACGCGCGCGCCCACCGCGACCCGGCCCGGGTACGCCGGGTGCGCACCCAGGTGACGCTCATCATGCGGGTGGTCGCCGCGGTCGTCGGGGTGGTGGCGGTGGCCGCGATGCTGCTGACGTTCCCGGCGATGCGCGCGGCGGGGGCCTCGCTGCTGGCCTCGGCCGGCATCCTCGGCATCGTCGCCGGTGTCGCCGCCCAGTCGACGCTCAGCAACATGTTCGCGGGGCTGCAGATCGCGTTCGGCGACATGGTGCGCATCGGTGACACGGTCGTGGTGGACGGCGAGTGGGGCACGGTCGAGGAGATCACCCTGACGTTCCTGACCGTCCGGACCTGGGACGAGCGCCGGATCACGATGCCGGTCTCGTACTTCACGTCCAAGCCGTTCGAGAACTGGTCGCGCGGCACCCCGCAGATGACCGGCATCGTCTACTGGCACCTCGACCACATGGCCCCCCTGGACGCGATGCGCGACAAGCTCCGCGACATCCTGCGCGAGTGCGCGGCCTGGGACGGCCGCGCCTACGGGCTGGACGTGACGGACACCACCCCGACCACCATGCAGGTACGGGCCCTGGTGACCGCCAAGGACGCGGACGACGTCTGGACGGTGCGGGTGACGGTCCGCGAGCGCATGATCCGCTGGCTCTCCGAGGAACACCCGTACGCCCTCCCCCGCGTCAACACGGCGGACGCCGCCCTGCTCCACAGCCGCAGCAACGGCAACGGCAATAGCCACAGCAACGGTGGCCCGCCCCGGCAGCGGGACGGCCTGGGCCACGCCACGACCAAGCACCGCTGA